One Saccharopolyspora erythraea NRRL 2338 genomic region harbors:
- a CDS encoding ATP-binding protein, translating to MRDFHDDDLDQAIHIWDQSREGGEPVFSAAEVISIARAGHPAMVAVVQQDVVGMAAAKVEGERAWLAMFALDARWRNRGIGSALLGELEKKLRGQGVHRITSLVPEGAAGFKAMVNSGYRPRTDLTYFEKVEDLDPADFGVLEELGGQLLPPGRWDALAGMTREKDVIERRVVLPISHAEQAERHGVLPPKAIVLFGPPGTGKTSFAKAIASRLNWPFVELFPSRLAGSSPDGLAASLRAVFAELEDLDDLVLFIDEVEEIAGMRSTPAAGPAHGVTNELLKLIPGFREHDHRLLVCATNSVSSLDSAFLRPGRFDYIIPVGPPDPPARRAIWSRYLGPARDNVDLDLLVERTDLFTPADIEFAARQGAQTAFERDVLHDDSALATTQDYLRAVADARPTLTADAIKEFQQDIEEYTRL from the coding sequence GTGCGCGATTTTCACGATGACGACCTCGACCAGGCGATCCACATCTGGGACCAGAGCCGGGAGGGTGGAGAGCCGGTCTTCTCGGCCGCCGAGGTGATCTCGATCGCTCGGGCCGGCCACCCGGCGATGGTGGCGGTCGTGCAGCAGGACGTGGTCGGCATGGCGGCCGCCAAGGTGGAGGGCGAGCGCGCCTGGCTGGCGATGTTCGCCCTCGACGCGCGGTGGCGCAACCGCGGCATCGGCAGCGCGCTGCTGGGCGAGCTGGAGAAGAAGTTGCGCGGCCAGGGCGTGCACCGCATCACGAGCCTGGTGCCCGAGGGCGCGGCCGGGTTCAAGGCGATGGTCAACTCCGGCTACCGGCCGCGCACCGACCTGACCTACTTCGAGAAGGTCGAAGACCTCGATCCCGCCGACTTCGGCGTGCTGGAGGAGCTCGGCGGGCAGTTGCTGCCGCCCGGCCGGTGGGATGCACTGGCCGGGATGACGCGGGAGAAGGATGTCATCGAGCGCCGCGTGGTGCTGCCGATCTCCCACGCCGAGCAGGCCGAGCGGCATGGCGTGCTGCCGCCGAAGGCGATCGTGCTGTTCGGGCCGCCGGGAACCGGCAAGACCAGCTTCGCCAAGGCGATCGCCTCCCGGCTGAACTGGCCGTTCGTCGAGCTGTTCCCGTCCCGGCTGGCCGGGTCGTCCCCGGACGGGCTGGCGGCCTCGTTGCGCGCGGTGTTCGCCGAGCTCGAGGACCTCGACGACCTGGTGTTGTTCATCGACGAGGTCGAGGAGATCGCGGGCATGCGCTCCACGCCCGCGGCCGGCCCCGCGCACGGGGTCACCAACGAGCTGCTCAAGCTCATCCCGGGCTTCCGCGAGCACGACCACCGGCTGCTGGTCTGCGCCACCAACTCGGTCAGCTCGCTGGACTCGGCGTTCCTGCGACCCGGTCGCTTCGACTACATCATCCCGGTGGGGCCGCCGGATCCGCCCGCCCGCCGCGCGATCTGGTCGCGCTACCTGGGGCCGGCGCGGGACAACGTGGACCTGGATCTGCTGGTGGAGCGCACCGACCTGTTCACGCCGGCCGACATCGAGTTCGCCGCGCGCCAGGGCGCCCAGACCGCCTTCGAGCGCGACGTGCTGCACGACGACAGCGCTCTGGCCACGACGCAGGACTACCTGCGGGCGGTCGCCGACGCCCGCCCGACCCTCACCGCCGACGCCATCAAGGAGTTCCAGCAGGACATCGAGGAATACACCCGGCTCTGA
- a CDS encoding LysR substrate-binding domain-containing protein, protein MHLVPTSLRYFLEVARTGSISEASERLHVATSAISRQITKLEQEVGAPLFERQPRGMVLSEAGEILAAYARRSALEAEQVLADVHGVEALHRSTVKLASSEGFARDFLPAAITTFREKHPGVRFRLDVTGPAAATQQVKDGTADLSVTYSLGPEEGIKVEYSQQQPVYALMPDDHPLAHREDVELADLLEYPLALMEEGTTIRQLFDVCVALEGLSFEPALVSNYSGALQSFAQLRGGVSLVGPLTVRRRLDADRLAIVPISNPELSRRSMQIQSMARRALPAAVKAFLAHLIEQVGDDLLG, encoded by the coding sequence ATGCACCTCGTGCCCACGTCGCTGCGCTACTTCCTCGAGGTCGCGCGCACCGGATCGATCAGCGAGGCCTCGGAGCGCCTGCACGTGGCCACGTCGGCGATCAGCAGGCAGATCACGAAGCTGGAGCAGGAGGTGGGGGCGCCGCTGTTCGAGCGCCAGCCGCGAGGGATGGTGCTGTCGGAGGCGGGCGAGATCCTCGCCGCCTACGCCCGGCGCAGCGCGCTGGAGGCCGAGCAGGTGCTCGCCGACGTGCACGGCGTCGAGGCCCTGCACCGCAGTACCGTCAAGCTCGCGAGCTCCGAGGGTTTCGCGCGCGATTTCCTGCCGGCCGCGATAACCACTTTCCGGGAAAAGCATCCGGGGGTGCGGTTCCGGCTGGACGTCACCGGCCCGGCGGCGGCGACGCAGCAGGTGAAAGACGGCACGGCGGACCTCAGCGTCACTTACAGCCTCGGGCCGGAAGAAGGAATCAAGGTCGAGTATTCGCAGCAGCAGCCGGTCTACGCGCTGATGCCCGACGATCATCCGCTGGCGCACCGGGAGGACGTCGAGCTCGCGGACCTGCTGGAGTACCCGCTCGCGCTGATGGAGGAGGGCACCACGATCCGGCAGCTCTTCGACGTCTGCGTCGCGCTGGAAGGGCTGAGCTTCGAGCCCGCGCTCGTGAGCAACTACTCGGGTGCGCTGCAGAGCTTCGCGCAGCTGCGGGGCGGGGTCAGCCTGGTCGGCCCGCTGACGGTGCGGCGGCGGCTCGATGCCGACCGCCTGGCGATCGTGCCCATCAGCAACCCGGAGCTGAGCCGCCGGAGCATGCAGATCCAGTCCATGGCGCGGCGCGCGTTGCCCGCGGCGGTGAAGGCCTTCCTCGCGCACCTGATCGAGCAGGTCGGCGATGACCTCCTCGGGTAG
- a CDS encoding 1-aminocyclopropane-1-carboxylate deaminase, protein MSLDDFDRYPLLFGPSPVHRLERLTAHLGGAEIWAKREDCNSGIAYGGNKTRKLEYLVADALSQGCDTLVSIGGVQSNHTRQVAAVAARAGLKCVLVQESWVDWPDAVYDKVGNILVSRLAGADVRLVKAGFGIGFKESWEQAIAEIEAAGGKPYPIPAGASDHRLGGLGFANWAFEVAEQERQLGVFFDTVVVCSVTGSTQAGMIAGFAALGGRPRRILGIDASARPKETWNQIARIARNTTSLLELGREPADDEILLDERYHAGTYGIPDESTLDAMRLAARTEGMVTDPVYEGKSMAGLIDLVTRGEIAEDTTVLYAHLGGQPALNGYSALFA, encoded by the coding sequence TTGTCACTCGACGACTTCGACCGCTATCCGCTGCTGTTCGGCCCGTCGCCGGTGCACCGGCTGGAACGGCTGACCGCTCACCTGGGCGGCGCCGAGATCTGGGCCAAGCGCGAGGACTGCAACTCCGGCATCGCCTACGGCGGCAACAAGACCCGCAAGCTCGAGTACCTCGTGGCCGATGCCCTGTCGCAGGGCTGCGACACGCTCGTGTCGATCGGCGGCGTGCAGTCCAACCACACGCGCCAGGTCGCGGCGGTCGCGGCCCGGGCGGGGCTCAAGTGCGTGCTGGTGCAGGAGAGCTGGGTCGACTGGCCGGACGCGGTTTACGACAAGGTCGGCAACATCCTGGTGTCCCGGCTCGCCGGAGCGGACGTTCGACTGGTGAAGGCCGGCTTCGGCATCGGCTTCAAGGAGAGCTGGGAACAGGCGATCGCGGAGATCGAGGCGGCGGGCGGCAAGCCCTACCCGATCCCCGCCGGCGCCTCGGACCACCGCCTCGGCGGGCTGGGCTTCGCGAACTGGGCGTTCGAGGTGGCCGAGCAGGAACGGCAGCTCGGGGTCTTCTTCGACACCGTCGTGGTGTGCTCGGTCACCGGCAGCACCCAGGCCGGCATGATCGCCGGGTTCGCCGCGCTGGGCGGACGGCCGCGGCGGATCCTCGGCATCGACGCCTCGGCCAGGCCCAAGGAGACCTGGAACCAGATCGCGCGGATCGCCCGCAACACCACATCGCTCCTCGAACTCGGCCGCGAGCCGGCCGACGACGAGATCCTGCTCGACGAGCGGTACCACGCGGGCACCTACGGCATCCCGGACGAGTCCACTCTGGACGCGATGCGGCTGGCCGCGCGAACCGAGGGCATGGTCACCGACCCGGTGTACGAGGGCAAGTCCATGGCGGGCCTCATCGACCTGGTCACCCGAGGCGAGATCGCCGAGGACACCACGGTGCTTTACGCCCACCTCGGCGGGCAGCCGGCGCTGAACGGCTACAGCGCCCTGTTCGCGTAG
- a CDS encoding MFS transporter: MTARTAAPEAPVKVRRVIVAASIGNALEWFDILVYGFFAATISKLFFPSDDETVSLLLTLGTFAVSYVVRPIGALVLGAYADRAGRKRALMLSIRLMMAATLLIAIMPPYAQIGLLAPIAILLARLVQGFSAGGEFGSATAFLVEHAPEKRGFMASWQFASQGLATLLASAFGTVLTATLSDAQLESWGWRIPFLFGLLIGPVGYYIRRYVDEAGEFVKTADLERAPVQETFRSQKGRMFVAMGALAVSTAISYLITYMPTFAVKELGLPASTGFASTLVTGIVLTGLTPVVGHLSDRFGRTRIMLIFAALILALVYPSFAFLIAAPGFTVILVVMFLVGVLKAGYFAPLPAMMAELFPVTSRATGMAVSYNIGVMTFGGTTPLVIVWLVDATGSKLSLTFYLMLLAVLSLVCVVFARRRLDIP; encoded by the coding sequence ATGACCGCGCGGACAGCCGCCCCCGAAGCACCGGTGAAGGTGCGCCGCGTCATCGTCGCGGCGTCGATCGGCAACGCACTGGAATGGTTCGACATCCTCGTCTACGGCTTCTTCGCCGCGACGATCTCGAAGCTGTTCTTCCCCTCCGACGACGAGACCGTGTCGCTGCTGCTGACGCTCGGCACGTTCGCGGTGTCCTATGTGGTCCGGCCGATCGGGGCGCTCGTGCTCGGCGCGTATGCCGACCGGGCCGGGCGCAAGCGCGCGCTGATGCTGTCGATCCGGCTCATGATGGCCGCGACCCTGCTCATCGCCATCATGCCGCCGTACGCGCAGATCGGGCTCCTCGCGCCGATCGCGATCCTGCTCGCCCGGCTCGTCCAGGGCTTCTCCGCGGGCGGGGAGTTCGGCAGCGCCACCGCGTTCCTCGTCGAGCACGCGCCCGAGAAGCGCGGCTTCATGGCCAGCTGGCAGTTCGCCAGCCAGGGACTCGCGACGCTGCTCGCCTCGGCGTTCGGCACGGTGCTGACCGCCACGCTGTCCGACGCGCAGCTGGAGTCGTGGGGTTGGCGCATCCCGTTCCTGTTCGGTCTGCTGATCGGCCCGGTCGGCTACTACATCCGGCGCTACGTCGACGAGGCCGGTGAGTTCGTCAAGACCGCTGACCTGGAGCGCGCGCCGGTGCAGGAGACGTTCCGCTCCCAGAAGGGCCGCATGTTCGTGGCGATGGGCGCGCTCGCCGTGTCCACCGCGATCAGCTACCTCATCACCTACATGCCCACTTTCGCGGTGAAGGAGCTGGGCCTGCCCGCGTCGACCGGATTCGCGTCCACTTTGGTCACCGGGATCGTGCTGACCGGCCTGACTCCCGTGGTGGGACATCTGTCGGACCGCTTCGGCCGCACCCGGATCATGCTGATCTTCGCGGCGCTGATCCTCGCGCTGGTGTACCCGAGCTTCGCGTTCCTGATCGCCGCTCCGGGCTTCACGGTGATCCTCGTCGTGATGTTCCTGGTCGGTGTGCTGAAGGCCGGCTACTTCGCTCCGCTGCCCGCGATGATGGCCGAGCTGTTCCCGGTCACGAGCCGCGCCACCGGGATGGCGGTGAGCTACAACATCGGCGTGATGACCTTCGGCGGGACGACGCCGCTGGTGATCGTCTGGCTCGTCGACGCGACGGGCAGCAAGCTCTCGCTGACCTTCTACCTGATGCTCCTGGCCGTGCTGAGCCTGGTCTGCGTCGTGTTCGCGCGCCGCAGGCTCGACATTCCCTGA
- a CDS encoding acyltransferase domain-containing protein, with protein MEAILGGADFDADEAERYGWINRTLPDAELDEFVARLARRIASFPAVDAAYWWHNVRDSVRFRGAVDRLVDDGYRVFVEIGPHPVLAHSLRECLESRGT; from the coding sequence ATGGAGGCGATCCTCGGCGGAGCCGACTTCGATGCTGACGAGGCCGAACGGTACGGCTGGATCAACCGGACGCTGCCCGACGCCGAACTGGACGAGTTCGTGGCCCGACTCGCCCGACGCATCGCGTCGTTCCCCGCCGTCGACGCGGCCTACTGGTGGCACAACGTCCGGGACAGCGTGCGCTTCCGCGGCGCCGTGGACCGGCTCGTCGACGACGGCTACCGCGTGTTCGTCGAGATCGGCCCGCACCCGGTGCTTGCCCACTCGCTTCGCGAATGCCTGGAAAGCAGGGGGACTTGA
- a CDS encoding flavin reductase family protein, with translation MTMSSQTIEPRHFRDVMGHLPTGVVVVAGREVGTGKPAGLIVGTFQSLSLDPALVTFSVARTSSSWPKIRPAEYFSASVLADGQNDVCRALSSKTDDKFAAVDWHESADGTPKISGAHAWIDCRTVQELEGGDHVIVIAEVLRLDSGGGQPLVFHRGKLGGYRTLQL, from the coding sequence ATGACCATGTCGTCGCAAACGATCGAGCCGCGTCACTTCCGGGACGTGATGGGACACCTGCCGACCGGCGTCGTCGTGGTGGCCGGCCGCGAGGTGGGCACCGGCAAGCCGGCCGGACTCATCGTCGGGACGTTCCAGTCGCTGTCGCTGGACCCGGCGCTGGTCACCTTCAGCGTCGCGAGGACGTCGAGCAGCTGGCCGAAGATCCGACCGGCGGAGTACTTCAGCGCCAGCGTCCTCGCCGACGGGCAGAACGACGTCTGCCGTGCGCTGTCGAGCAAGACCGACGACAAGTTCGCCGCGGTGGACTGGCACGAGTCCGCCGACGGCACCCCCAAGATCTCCGGCGCGCACGCCTGGATCGACTGCAGGACCGTCCAGGAGCTGGAGGGCGGCGACCACGTCATCGTGATCGCCGAAGTCCTCCGCCTGGACTCCGGCGGAGGCCAGCCCCTGGTCTTCCACCGCGGCAAGCTCGGCGGGTACCGCACCCTCCAGCTGTGA
- a CDS encoding M20 family metallopeptidase: MTRAAAIERAAEYFDSGQFRTELGRRVAFATESQDPARARTLHSYLTGELAPALTGRLDCAARVVDNPAGDYPLLVATRHEADELPTVLVYGHGDVVLGEPERWRHGLDPWQVVVEGDRWYGRGTADNKGQHTINFAALEQVLRVRGRLGFNLKVLVETGEESGSPGLRTVCAQLPDELAADVLIASDGPRVNAQRPTLFLGSRGSTPFTLRVGLREGSHHSGNWGGLLRNPATVLAGALATLVDARGRILVPGLRPQEIPANVRDALRDIAVGGGPDDPPIDDDWGEPGLTPAERLVGWNTIEVLSLAAGNPDNPVNAIPGSAHAHCQLRSVVGTDLDKLAVILREHLDEHGFPMVEVEVGPTMPPTRTDPDDPWVRWALGSISRTTGANPALLPNLGGSIPNDAFADELGLCTLWIPHSYPACAQHAPDEHLLAPVAREGLRIMAGLFWDLGEDAPVRRHP, from the coding sequence ATGACACGTGCTGCCGCGATCGAGCGTGCCGCCGAATACTTCGATTCCGGGCAATTCCGCACCGAACTCGGCCGCCGGGTCGCATTCGCGACCGAAAGCCAGGACCCGGCGAGGGCGCGGACGCTGCATTCCTACCTCACCGGGGAACTGGCCCCGGCGCTCACCGGCCGGCTGGACTGCGCGGCGCGCGTCGTCGACAACCCCGCCGGCGACTACCCGCTGCTCGTGGCGACCCGGCACGAGGCCGACGAGCTGCCCACGGTGCTGGTCTACGGCCACGGCGACGTCGTCCTCGGCGAGCCGGAGCGCTGGCGGCACGGCCTCGACCCGTGGCAGGTCGTGGTCGAGGGCGACCGCTGGTACGGCCGCGGCACCGCCGACAACAAGGGCCAGCACACGATCAACTTCGCGGCGCTCGAGCAGGTGCTCCGCGTGCGCGGCCGTCTCGGATTCAACCTCAAGGTGCTGGTCGAGACCGGGGAGGAGTCCGGCTCACCGGGCCTTCGCACGGTCTGCGCCCAGTTGCCCGACGAGCTCGCCGCCGACGTGCTGATCGCCTCCGACGGGCCGCGCGTGAACGCGCAGAGGCCGACGCTGTTCCTCGGTTCGCGCGGCTCCACCCCGTTCACGCTGCGGGTCGGCCTGCGCGAGGGCTCCCACCACTCCGGCAACTGGGGCGGTCTGCTGCGCAACCCGGCGACCGTGCTGGCCGGTGCGCTCGCCACCCTCGTCGACGCGCGGGGCCGGATACTCGTCCCCGGTCTGCGGCCGCAGGAGATCCCCGCCAACGTCCGGGACGCCCTGCGCGACATCGCGGTCGGCGGCGGACCGGACGATCCGCCCATCGACGACGACTGGGGCGAACCCGGCCTCACGCCGGCCGAGCGACTCGTCGGCTGGAACACCATCGAAGTGCTCTCGCTCGCCGCGGGCAACCCGGACAACCCGGTCAACGCCATTCCCGGCAGCGCACACGCGCACTGCCAACTCCGGTCCGTGGTCGGCACCGATTTGGACAAGCTCGCCGTCATCCTCCGCGAGCACCTGGACGAGCACGGATTTCCCATGGTCGAGGTCGAGGTCGGCCCGACCATGCCACCGACCCGGACGGACCCGGACGACCCCTGGGTGCGCTGGGCTCTCGGCTCGATCAGCCGCACCACCGGCGCGAACCCCGCGCTGCTGCCCAACCTCGGCGGCAGCATCCCCAACGACGCCTTCGCCGACGAGCTCGGGCTGTGCACGCTCTGGATCCCGCACTCCTACCCCGCCTGCGCCCAGCACGCCCCGGACGAGCACTTGCTGGCCCCCGTGGCGCGGGAGGGCCTGCGCATCATGGCCGGCCTGTTCTGGGACCTCGGTGAGGACGCTCCCGTGAGGAGACACCCATGA
- a CDS encoding MFS transporter has protein sequence MTNTAVEDTTPRSVDRKRFLVRLTIVASGGMFIDGYVLGIVGPVIAAITADLNMSVYGEGLIGAAALIGIFAGGPLGGWLADKLGRKPMFTADLAIFVVGSVMQFFVDSSWQLFLVRLLMGVAIGAEYSIGWPLMAEFAPARLRGRCMSFAEVAWYIGFVAAFVVGYVLMAVDADWRVVLGTSTLPAVLLFLGRLGVPESPRWLMNKGRVEEARQIADTYIEDVADRDDITGEQERQGTFGMLFSPQHWRATAFISVFWFCTVTPYFAIATFSASVLSQYGLGEDGLAGAIGVNGVALVGVVVSCLLIDRIGRRKLTIPQQWVCAVVLVIIGLWASAPPLVVLACFLIFAFANAMCTALTGVYPGEVLPTEVRGIGTGFATAVSRVGAGLGTFLFPWSMQELGAGTTMLIAAGVCVVGGAVSQVLAPETVGRNLNEISSAGTR, from the coding sequence GTGACCAACACCGCAGTTGAGGACACCACGCCCAGATCGGTCGACAGGAAGCGGTTCCTGGTCAGGCTGACCATCGTCGCCTCCGGCGGCATGTTCATCGACGGCTACGTCCTCGGCATCGTCGGTCCCGTGATCGCCGCGATCACCGCCGACCTGAACATGTCCGTGTACGGGGAGGGACTGATCGGCGCCGCCGCGCTGATCGGCATCTTCGCGGGTGGACCGCTCGGCGGCTGGCTCGCGGACAAACTCGGCCGCAAACCGATGTTCACGGCCGACCTCGCCATATTCGTGGTCGGGTCGGTCATGCAGTTCTTCGTCGACTCGAGCTGGCAGCTGTTCCTCGTGCGGCTGCTGATGGGGGTCGCGATCGGCGCCGAGTACTCCATCGGCTGGCCACTCATGGCGGAGTTCGCGCCGGCACGCCTGCGCGGCAGGTGCATGTCGTTCGCCGAGGTGGCCTGGTACATCGGGTTCGTGGCGGCGTTCGTCGTCGGCTACGTGCTGATGGCGGTCGATGCCGACTGGCGGGTCGTCCTCGGGACGAGCACCCTGCCGGCCGTGCTGTTGTTCCTCGGCCGGCTGGGCGTGCCGGAGTCACCGCGCTGGCTGATGAACAAGGGCCGCGTCGAGGAGGCCCGGCAGATCGCCGACACCTACATCGAAGACGTCGCGGATCGCGACGACATCACCGGCGAGCAGGAGCGCCAGGGCACGTTCGGCATGCTCTTCTCGCCGCAGCACTGGCGTGCCACCGCGTTCATCTCGGTGTTCTGGTTCTGCACCGTGACGCCCTACTTCGCCATCGCGACGTTCTCGGCCAGCGTGCTGTCGCAGTACGGGCTCGGGGAGGACGGTCTGGCCGGTGCCATCGGGGTCAACGGGGTCGCCCTCGTCGGCGTCGTCGTCTCGTGCCTGCTCATCGACCGCATCGGGCGCCGCAAGCTCACCATTCCCCAGCAGTGGGTCTGCGCGGTGGTGCTGGTGATCATCGGGCTCTGGGCGTCGGCGCCGCCGCTGGTGGTCCTGGCCTGCTTCCTGATCTTCGCCTTCGCCAACGCCATGTGCACGGCTCTCACGGGCGTCTACCCCGGTGAAGTGCTGCCCACCGAGGTCCGGGGGATCGGAACCGGGTTCGCGACGGCGGTCAGCCGCGTCGGCGCCGGCCTGGGAACGTTCCTGTTCCCCTGGTCCATGCAGGAGCTCGGCGCCGGGACCACGATGCTCATCGCCGCCGGAGTCTGCGTCGTCGGAGGCGCGGTCTCCCAGGTCCTGGCCCCGGAAACGGTCGGCCGCAACCTGAACGAGATCAGCTCCGCGGGCACGCGGTAG
- a CDS encoding aldehyde dehydrogenase (NADP(+)), with protein sequence MTNTFEQAEPEESQDEVERCLTAAATAAAVWGQWSPRRRADALSAVADSLDAEGASLIAEAMRETGLAEGRLTGELKRTTVQLRMFADVLRDGSYLRVVLDRQDTDFVLGPRPDLRRGLMPIGPVLVYAASNFPFAFSVAGGDTASALAAGCPVVLKAHPGHPNTSRKTADVVRSALAASGAPEGTFAMIAGRQAGVRALQDPRVAAGAFTGSVSGGRALFDIAASRPDPIPFYGELGSINPAVVTAGAERERADQVAAGFVGSFTLGAGQFCTKPGILLLPRGTGLPPQIAKLTGEVPPARLLTSGIAERYRERTEELAAVPGVDVLARGAEHEVPSGVPAFTPTLLHAGSVENLREHPVLLEENFGPSAVVAEYGSDDELHAVLAAVQGSLTVTIHTAGEPDDAERHQITGLVALAAQRSGRIVFNDWPTGVAVTAAQQHGGPYPSTTAVAHTSVGTAAIDRFLRPVAYQNAPDFALPPALRESNPLEVPRTVGEAGDSRRWRTPQG encoded by the coding sequence ATGACCAACACGTTCGAGCAAGCTGAGCCCGAGGAGTCCCAGGACGAGGTCGAGCGGTGTCTGACAGCGGCGGCCACGGCGGCCGCGGTCTGGGGGCAGTGGTCCCCGCGCAGGCGGGCGGACGCGCTGTCCGCGGTGGCCGACTCGCTCGATGCCGAGGGTGCGTCCCTGATCGCCGAGGCCATGCGGGAGACCGGGCTCGCCGAAGGCAGGCTCACCGGTGAGCTCAAGCGCACGACGGTGCAGTTGCGCATGTTCGCCGATGTCCTGCGCGACGGCTCCTACCTGCGGGTCGTCCTCGACCGGCAGGACACCGACTTCGTCCTCGGTCCCCGGCCCGACCTCCGCCGCGGGCTGATGCCGATCGGCCCGGTGCTCGTGTACGCGGCGAGCAACTTCCCGTTCGCGTTCTCCGTCGCCGGCGGCGACACCGCCTCCGCACTCGCCGCGGGGTGCCCGGTGGTGCTCAAGGCACACCCCGGCCACCCGAACACCTCGCGGAAGACGGCCGACGTCGTGCGTTCGGCTCTGGCCGCCTCCGGCGCGCCGGAGGGGACCTTCGCGATGATCGCCGGCAGGCAGGCCGGCGTGCGGGCACTGCAGGACCCCCGGGTAGCGGCCGGGGCGTTCACCGGGTCGGTGTCCGGCGGGCGGGCGTTGTTCGACATCGCCGCGTCCCGGCCCGACCCGATCCCCTTCTACGGTGAGCTGGGCAGCATCAACCCCGCGGTCGTCACGGCCGGGGCCGAGCGCGAACGCGCCGACCAGGTCGCCGCGGGCTTCGTCGGATCCTTCACCCTCGGAGCCGGGCAGTTCTGCACCAAGCCGGGAATCCTCCTGCTACCGCGCGGAACGGGCCTGCCGCCGCAGATCGCGAAGCTGACCGGGGAGGTGCCGCCGGCCAGGCTGCTCACCTCCGGGATCGCCGAGCGCTACCGGGAGCGGACCGAGGAACTCGCGGCAGTGCCCGGAGTCGACGTCCTCGCGCGCGGAGCCGAGCACGAGGTCCCGTCCGGGGTCCCCGCGTTCACCCCGACCCTCCTCCACGCGGGATCGGTGGAGAACCTGCGCGAACACCCCGTTCTCCTGGAGGAGAACTTCGGTCCCTCCGCAGTGGTCGCCGAGTACGGCTCCGACGACGAACTGCACGCGGTGCTGGCCGCCGTGCAGGGCAGCCTGACGGTCACCATCCACACCGCCGGCGAACCCGACGACGCCGAGCGGCATCAGATCACCGGCCTGGTGGCGCTGGCGGCGCAGCGCTCCGGGCGGATCGTGTTCAACGACTGGCCGACCGGGGTGGCGGTGACCGCCGCCCAGCAGCACGGCGGCCCGTATCCGTCCACCACCGCGGTTGCGCACACCTCCGTGGGCACCGCGGCGATCGACCGCTTCCTGCGCCCGGTGGCCTACCAGAACGCACCGGACTTCGCCCTGCCCCCCGCGCTGCGCGAATCCAACCCGCTGGAGGTGCCCAGAACTGTGGGCGAAGCGGGCGACTCACGTCGCTGGCGCACACCTCAGGGGTGA
- a CDS encoding IclR family transcriptional regulator, whose translation MGDEAEHAAMANKSVSKAVRLLRELAAQPRTGATVTTLAKATGLSRPTAFRLLYSLEQAGLVDRIDTNYVLGWELARLGRRADPYTGLVAHAQPVLQELADEFNESVTLSVPNSHDGLDLVAEAAGSHVVGIVSRNMVGEQYPMHASSTGKVLLAEQPPDKLRAMLPEKLEAFTPYTITDRTALIKELEQVREQGFAIIDNELENELLSLSRPIRDSAGTLVAILTLNSPRSRFGRARIPEALQQMQRTADRLTALFWRDATSG comes from the coding sequence ATGGGCGACGAGGCCGAGCACGCTGCGATGGCCAACAAGTCGGTGTCGAAGGCCGTCCGCCTGCTCCGCGAGCTGGCCGCCCAGCCGCGCACCGGAGCCACCGTCACCACACTCGCGAAAGCAACCGGCCTGAGCAGGCCGACCGCCTTCCGGCTGCTCTACAGCCTCGAGCAGGCCGGACTCGTCGACCGCATCGACACCAACTACGTCCTCGGCTGGGAGCTCGCCCGGCTCGGCCGCCGCGCCGACCCGTACACGGGCCTCGTGGCCCACGCCCAGCCGGTGCTGCAGGAACTGGCCGACGAGTTCAACGAGTCGGTCACGCTGTCCGTCCCGAACTCCCACGACGGGCTCGACCTGGTCGCGGAGGCCGCGGGGTCGCACGTGGTCGGCATCGTGTCCAGGAACATGGTCGGCGAGCAGTACCCCATGCACGCCAGCTCCACGGGCAAGGTGCTGCTGGCCGAGCAGCCGCCCGACAAGCTGCGCGCGATGCTTCCCGAGAAGCTCGAGGCGTTCACCCCGTACACCATCACCGACCGCACGGCCCTCATCAAGGAGCTGGAGCAGGTCCGGGAGCAGGGCTTCGCCATCATCGACAACGAGCTCGAGAACGAGCTCCTCTCGCTGTCGCGCCCGATCCGCGACAGCGCGGGCACCCTCGTGGCCATCCTGACCCTCAACAGTCCGCGCAGCCGGTTCGGCCGGGCCCGCATCCCCGAGGCCCTCCAGCAGATGCAACGCACCGCCGACCGGCTGACCGCGTTGTTCTGGCGCGACGCGACCTCCGGCTGA